AATCCATTATAGCTGCCCGTTGCCAGATCCTCCTGCCAATCTAACCAATCATCGGACATCTGAAGTGTAACTAAGACTAGGTCTATGGCTTGTTCCGCACAAGCCAACTGTTCTTCCCGTTGGCCCAAGAGGAATGCCCCTGCTGCAGCCAGCTTGACAGGCGCAGCTTTCCAAGCGGTCTTCAATGGAGCGCTGACGAAGAAATCGGCATCGTCTTCCTGTGCTACTGCCTCAGCCCAGTTGGCTACATATTCCTCCATTTTTGACCAGAATGTTGATTCGGAATGAAAAAGCTGTCTGTACTCCTGCATGTAGGCCAACGCGAAAAGGTTGGCCAACGCAAGTCTTGCTTTCTTGTCCGCCGGGTTTTCGTCCATGTTATCGTCCAGTAGAAAAAAATGCAGCATGACCCACACATCGGCGAGCGCCAGCCTGCGGCATTCTGAAGTCGAGATTCCGCTCCAGGATTGAAGCCAAAACGGCAGCAGATAGCAAATATAATTTTTTTTACTATTTGGCACCAGGGGGTGAAACTGCTTAGCATATTGCCAGCCTATCTCATTCAACGGGGAAGGGAATTCGGCTATTGCTTTTTCAAGTGCAGTGAATATTCCTGCTAGCTCTTCCATATAGGGGTCCAGCCAAATCTGATGTTGTTGCATGTTTGTACCCGCCTCGCCAAGTGGAGTTAATTCGAATAATACTAGTGTAACGTGGCGACTATCATCAGACAACCTGTTCCAGCTTTCCGCAGTGGATTTCAAGCATATCTTCCCCTTCTTCCTCGTATTCTGGGATAGGGATAGGAGGGGACGCAATGAAGTGGGCGGGGAAAGTGAAAGCAACAGTGACGGAAGCGGGGAACAAAGCCAAGGCAGTGGCGGAAGCCAACCGGCTGCGGGCGGAAACGGAAGCGATGCGGGAGGAGATGGACCGTCACTTCCGCCAGATGGGCAAGCTCATGTTCGATGCCCGCACCGGAAGGATGCGGGAGCTGCCGGAAATCCATATTCGTCTGTGTGTGGATAGGATATTGCGGCTGGAACGCGATATCGAAGCGGCGCAAAATCATATGGCCAGCATTCGCAAATGGAGCAATCCCTAGTGGGCAGCTTCCGAATGATTGGCGAACGCATGCCGCCGGATTGACAAGATGGGCTTGATCGGATTGAATGAAAGGCAAGAAACGCAGAAGGAGGAAGCCTATGAGATCGCTGCCCATCCATACCGTATTGCCCGAGTTGAAGGCGTGCCTGGCACAGCGGAACAGCGCTGTGCTGGTGGCGGCGCCAGGGGCGGGCAAGACGACGCAAGTGCCGCTCTCTCTGCTTGACGAACCTTGGTTGAACGGGCGGAAAATCTTGATGCTGGAGCCGCGGCGCATAGCGGCCCGCTCCGCTGCGGCATATATGGCCCGCCTGTTGGGCGAGCGCGTTGGAGGCACGGTCGGCTACCGGATGAAGCATGAAAGCCGCATAAGTGCAAATACGCGGATTGAGGTCATTACGGAGGGCATTCTGGCGCGGATGCTGCAGCAGGATCCGGCGCTGGAGCAGACGGGCGCCGTACTGTTCGACGAGTTCCACGAACGCAGCCTGCAGGCCGATCTCGGGCTTGCCTTATGTTTGGAAGCGCAATCTGCTTTGCGGGAAGACCTGCGCATCCTTGTCATGTCCGCTACACTGGAGGCTGAGCCGGTCGCCCAGCTGCTTGGACAAGCTCTCGTCATCCGCAGCGAGGGCAGCATGTATCCGGTTGCAACGCGCTACGCAGAGAAGCCGCTGCAGGGAAGGCTTGAGGAGCATGTAGTCCGGTGGGTGAGCATAGCGCTTGCGCAGGAGCAGGGGGACATGCTTGTTTTTCTGCCTGGGGCGCGAGAAATTCGGCGAACGGCCCGTCTGCTGGCTGAGCGGCTGCCGCCCGACCAGGTGCCTGTGCCGCTGTATGGCGGGTTGTCTCTGGAGGAACAGCAGCGCGCCCTGGAGCCGTCGCCGCATGGACGAAGGAAGATCGTACTGGCGACATCGATCGCGGAAACGAGCCTGACGGTGGAAGGCATTCGCATCGTTGTGGATGCGGGATGGATGCGGGTGCCGCGCTTTTCCCCAAGAACGGGGATGACGCATTTGGATACCGTTAGGGTATCCCGCGCCTCTGCCGATCAGCGCCGCGGCCGTGCCGGCCGCTTGGCGCCGGGGATTTGCTATCGGCTGTGGACAGAAGCCGAGGACCGCGCCTTGGCTGAACGCGGCGAACCGGAAATCCGCACCTCCGACCTGGCTTCCCTGGCGCTGGAATTAAGCGCATGGGGAGTGGCGGAGCCGGAGCAGCTGGCTTGGCTGGACCCTCCCCCGAAGGCCGCCTATGCCCAAGCCTGCGAGCTGCTCGAGCAGCTGGGGGCGCTGCGTCCGGATCGCTCCATCACGGCGCATGGACGCGATATGGCAGCGCTGGGCGTTCATCCCCGGCTTGCGCACATGATGCTTCGGGCCGAGCCGCTTGGCCTGGCTGCCGAAGCCTGTCAGGTTGCCGCATTGCTGGGGGAACGCGACATCGCATCAAGCCGGAACGGCGTGGATTTGCGGCGTCGCCTCGAAGAGCTTAACGGACAGGCGACTGCCTCGCACGCGGATGAGAGTGCGCTGCAGCGCATACGCAAGGAGGCGGGTCGTTTGCTTGCCGGGCTTAATCGGATGGGGAGCGCCGAAGCGGAGGCGGACAAGCCAGTCTCGCGAGACGCAGCCCAGCCCTTGAGAGCGCGAATCGAACCAGAGCGCTGCGGCGAGCTGCTTGCCCTGGCGTTCCCCGAGCGGGTGGCCCAGCGCCGGGCGGACGGGCGCTACGTGATGGCTAATGGCAGGGGAGCGGCATTGCCGGATGGCGACTCACTCGGAGCAGAGCCGTATCTGGCTGTCGCCGAACTGGACGACGCCGGGACAGAAGGCCGCATCATGCTGGCCGCACCGCTTTCGCTTAAGGCGCTCGAAACGTTATTTGCCGACCAGATCACGGAAGGGGAAGAAGTATACTGGCATATGGACACGCAAGCGGTGCGTGCCAGACGCCTGCAGAAGCTCGGTGCGATGGTGCTGCGCGAACAGCCGATTCAGGCTTCAGACCCGGAACAGGTGGCCGCAGCCCTGCTGGCTGGCATTCAGGCCGGGGGGTTGGACATGCTGCCTTGGACCAGAAGCGCGCGCCGGCTGCAGCAGCGGATCGTCTTCCTGAGAAGGTTCGAGCCGGATTTGCCGGATGTATCCGGCGAGGCGCTGCTGGACGACGCGCAGCATTGGCTGCTGCCGCATCTCTATGGCCGCAAGAGCCGCGGCGATCTCCATCATCTGTCGATGGATCAGGCGCTGGAAGCGATGCTGAGCTGGCCGCAGCGTGCTGCTTTAGAGGAGCAGGCTCCAACACATCTGACTGTGCCGAGCGGCTCCCGCATTCCCATCGATTACAGCAATCCGGATCAGCCTGTACTAGCCGTACGCTTGCAGGAGATGTTCGGCCTTGCGCAGACGCCGCGCATTGCGAATGGCCGACAGCCGCTGCTGCTTCACCTGCTGTCTCCCGCTCAGCGGCCGGTTCAGGTAACGACGGACCTGGCCAGCTTCTGGCGGGAAGCTTACTTTGAAGTCAGGAAGGATCTGAAGGGCCGGTATCCGAAGCATTATTGGCCGGATGATCCGCTGGAGGCGGTGCCGACAAGGCGGGCAAAGCCATCGTCCTCCAGACCTTGACTGGTCTTGAAGGACGGAGGCGGCTTTATGGGCACGGTCGTTCGGTTGCCTTCGGTGATGCCCGCCAGTCCGCAGGCGATGGAGCTCTTGACCGGATGCCTGCCAAACGGCTCAGGGCCGTTCGTTGTCCTTCACCAGCTCTAACGCCTCGCCGAGCTTCTCGATCCAAGTCGGCACATAGCGATCGACCGCCCATTGCGCCATAATTATCGCTTCGCCCTCCCGGATCGGGACAGCCAGCAAAGGCGCGGCGTCCAGTTCCCCTTCTTGGATGGCATACAAATACAGGCTGGAATCGGTCAGGATCGCGGCGAGCTCGCCCGTAGGGGATTCCAGCGCATCGCGTGCGTCAGGCTGCCTGGATTGGATTTGCTCCCGGGATACGGACAGGCTGTCATGGGTAACCACTTCCTGCGGCAGCTCCCAGGTGGATGCCGCGCTCGCATTGGACGTATTTTCGTCTCCGATCACAACGGCTCCCCAGCGCCCGTCGGTCCTCTGAATGTACCACGGACTGTCCTGCAGGGAGGGATCAAGATCCAGAAGCTCAGGCAACGACACTGCGGAGACGGGCGCGCCCTCTTCTGCCAGCACCAAATCGGCATAATGATAAACACGGTATGACGACAGTTCGCCTGGAGTATTGCCGGCGGTGCCGGTTAGCTCCATCGAGACATAGCGGTTGCCCGCATAGAGGATGCGCAAGTTCTCCAGCAGCTGAGATTCCCTACCTTCGTCCTCCGCATGCATATCCGCAACCGGGCGCAGGACGAGCGGAACTTTGACCGGTCCTCTCTCTATCTCGGGCGGGGTAAAGGTCCAGAAGCTTTGCCCGTAAGGCACAACGAGGGTATCCCCTTCTGCCGCGACGGACAAGCGTTCTTGGTCCGGAGCAATCAGTAAAGTTCGGTAATGGCTTGGCGCCATAGCGCTGGGTTGGCTCCCCTCTGTCTGCTTAGGATTATCCTGACGAAAGGCGATTAACAGGGCGGAACGCAGCGGTACAGACGACGCGGCGAGCTCTTCCTCCATATCAAAAAGCGAAGAGTCGGCGCTGCCTGCTGTCTGGACCGCATCCTTGGGGGAGAGGTCAGGAAAAGGCGGATTGACCAGCCAGATCATCAATACAGCGGCGCACAGGCCGATGGCGAACGGGAGCCATCTTCTGGAGCCCCGCTCCTGTTGTTCCTCATCGAGCCGTTCCTCGATTCGGCGGCGCAGCTTTTCGTTAAATCCATGGCGCTTGAACGGCTTGGACTCCAGTTCCTTGTGGATGTCAAATTCGCTTTTGTTCATTTTCATCACGTTCCTTTATCTGCAGAACTTTTAAGCGGGCCTGATGCAGGCGTGATTTCACGGTGCCCTCCCTAGTTCCTAGAAGCCGGGCAATTTCCTTCATGGATAATTGATAATGCGCAAATAAGATCAGTACTTCCTTATATTTCACCGGAAGCTGCAAAACCTGCCGCCATATATCGCTGACAGCCATTTGTTCGAAGGACTCGTCTTCAGCGGAGGGGTGCGTCTCGCGATTTTGCACCCAGTCGACCAATGTGACTCTTCGCATGAAGGCGGACTTCATATGATCCCTGACCGTGTTGCGGGCAATCGTCAATAGCCATGTCTTGGGCGAGGCTTCCCTGCGAAAGCGGTCCATATGGCGATACGCCTTCAAAAATACCTCCTGCGTTATATCATCAGCAAGTTCCCATTTACGGGTCATGCAATACGCGAAATTCCAAACATCTTGACCGTATTCCGTCATCCACTCCTGCAGTGTATCTTTCGAAGAGGAGGCTTGCTCTGCGTAAACGGCTGATGGTTTATTGAGTTCTGTCTCCACGAAAACTGTCACCTCTATTGGATTAGACGACACTAGCGCCTAATTCGTTCATAGTCTCTTTAATATACCATATGATGGAACGGATTTGGGATATTTTTATCACTTTTACAGTCATTAGAGCGGATAAGAGGTGGAATAACGAGGTGAGTTGTTTTCCAAAAAATACATGCGATTTTCCTCTTTACTTCTGCTTTCAGCCGTTATATAATAACTCTCGTGCCCTTGAGAAACGGACACGAAATACAATTGCAAATATGCGGTCGTGGCGGAACTGGCAGACGCGCTGTCTTCAGGCGGCAGTGGGATTTTCCCGTGGAGGTTCGAGTCCTCTCGACCGCATCCTATCAGAGAAGAAGCTGTCTCAGAAGTCATCTAGATGACTTGGAGACGGCTTTTTTGTTTTTTCAGCAAATGGTGTACGGGCGCTCGGTAGGGGAGGGCAGGGTTCGCCGGTCATTTCGGTCATCGGACGCCTGGCAAAGCAGGGCATATCCAGCTGATGGGAATTCAGCCGGCGCGACCGGCTCATGGATATTTCAGGGCTTGCCGTTGATGCGGCGTAAATCGCTGCCGCTAGGCGCATGACC
The nucleotide sequence above comes from Xylanibacillus composti. Encoded proteins:
- the hrpB gene encoding ATP-dependent helicase HrpB, yielding MRSLPIHTVLPELKACLAQRNSAVLVAAPGAGKTTQVPLSLLDEPWLNGRKILMLEPRRIAARSAAAYMARLLGERVGGTVGYRMKHESRISANTRIEVITEGILARMLQQDPALEQTGAVLFDEFHERSLQADLGLALCLEAQSALREDLRILVMSATLEAEPVAQLLGQALVIRSEGSMYPVATRYAEKPLQGRLEEHVVRWVSIALAQEQGDMLVFLPGAREIRRTARLLAERLPPDQVPVPLYGGLSLEEQQRALEPSPHGRRKIVLATSIAETSLTVEGIRIVVDAGWMRVPRFSPRTGMTHLDTVRVSRASADQRRGRAGRLAPGICYRLWTEAEDRALAERGEPEIRTSDLASLALELSAWGVAEPEQLAWLDPPPKAAYAQACELLEQLGALRPDRSITAHGRDMAALGVHPRLAHMMLRAEPLGLAAEACQVAALLGERDIASSRNGVDLRRRLEELNGQATASHADESALQRIRKEAGRLLAGLNRMGSAEAEADKPVSRDAAQPLRARIEPERCGELLALAFPERVAQRRADGRYVMANGRGAALPDGDSLGAEPYLAVAELDDAGTEGRIMLAAPLSLKALETLFADQITEGEEVYWHMDTQAVRARRLQKLGAMVLREQPIQASDPEQVAAALLAGIQAGGLDMLPWTRSARRLQQRIVFLRRFEPDLPDVSGEALLDDAQHWLLPHLYGRKSRGDLHHLSMDQALEAMLSWPQRAALEEQAPTHLTVPSGSRIPIDYSNPDQPVLAVRLQEMFGLAQTPRIANGRQPLLLHLLSPAQRPVQVTTDLASFWREAYFEVRKDLKGRYPKHYWPDDPLEAVPTRRAKPSSSRP
- a CDS encoding RNA polymerase sigma factor gives rise to the protein METELNKPSAVYAEQASSSKDTLQEWMTEYGQDVWNFAYCMTRKWELADDITQEVFLKAYRHMDRFRREASPKTWLLTIARNTVRDHMKSAFMRRVTLVDWVQNRETHPSAEDESFEQMAVSDIWRQVLQLPVKYKEVLILFAHYQLSMKEIARLLGTREGTVKSRLHQARLKVLQIKERDENEQKRI